A genomic window from Pecten maximus chromosome 2, xPecMax1.1, whole genome shotgun sequence includes:
- the LOC117322531 gene encoding mucin-22-like isoform X4, which produces MKMEIRRIRKVWAISVVFAIMILTTTVETTTATTTTAETTTATTTTAETTTATTTTAETNTVAATTAEATTAAATTAEATTVAATTAEATTAAATTAEATTVAATTAEATTAATTTAEATTVAATTAEATTVAATTAEATTAAATTAEATTVAATTAEATTAATTTAEATTVAATTAETTTAAATTAEATTAATTSAEATTVAATTAEATTAAATTAEASTVEATTAEATTVAATTSEATTAAATTAEATTVAATTSEATTVAATTSEATTAAATAAETTTVAATTSEATTAEATTAATTTQEPTTTEATTVAATTAEATTAEATTAEATTVAATTAEATTAEATTVAATTAEATTAATTTPEATTAEATTAAVTTAEATTAAATTAEATTVAATTSEATTVAATTAEATTVAATTVAATTAEATTAATTTQEATTTEATTVAATTAEATTAEATTAEATTVAATTAEATTPEATTVAATTAAATTTEVTTAEATTAAATTTEVTTAEATTVATTTPEATTAAATTAEATTVAATAEATTVPGSTAEATTAASTTAETTTAAVTTAEATTAAATTVEATTAAVTTTEATTAAATTIEATTAAVTTAEATTAAATTVEATTVATTTAEATTAAATTLDATTAAATTAEATTAAVTTAEATTAVATTAEATTAAVTTAEATTAAATTAETTTATVTTAEATTAAATTVEATTAAVTTTEATTAAATTIEATTAAVTTAEATTAAATTVEATTVATTTAEATTAAATTLDATTAAAKTAEATTAAVTTAEATTAVATTAEATTAAVTTAEATTASATTVATTTAAATTAEATTAVATTAEATTAAVTTVEATTAAATTAEATTAAATTVEATTAAATTAEATTAAATTAEATTAAATTAEATTAAATTVEATTAATTTAEATTAAATTVEATTVAVTTVEATTSSATTVEATTAATTTAEATTAAATTVEATTAAATTAVATTAAATTAEATTAAATTAAVTTTAAVTTTEAVTTTAAVTTTEAVTTTAAVTTTEAVTTTEAVTTTAAPTTTVPPVDTNTQRATVISFTFQIVITVNLTVTTSADFIALEAMVLNQLIQKYTAVPGFIRVRIIQMLLGSLIVKHEVVTDKTEAAATGLSNVVSDVGNQRVDFQLNNQTVPASTVTVFQPGSSDLIITASTDKCTVFARTYTCPSGYLCQTVNGNAQCVLSETSDGFDLVVGLGVGIPVAFLALLVVVIVCIYAKRSGRRESKDLESLDRTLGGGMHYPSGIAPKFNTWGRPAYYHPGGWHDPDSDSESSDHKKHSKREADLYQGRDFYAYDNPDTSNFSWDFMYQYVDPKQKYKIQRPNTELSPNPVYVKK; this is translated from the exons ATGAAAATGGAAATCCGACGGATCAGGAAAGTGTGGGCGATATCTGTTGTGTTCGCGATTATGATTCTGACTACAACAGTAGAGACAACTACAGCCACGACAACAACAGCAGAGACAACTACAGCCACGACAACAACAGCAGAGACAACTACAGCCACGACAACAACAGCAGAGACAAACACAGTCGCGGCAACAACAGCAGAGGCGACTACAGCCGCGGCAACAACAGCAGAGGCAACCACAGTCGCGGCAACAACAGCAGAGGCGACTACAGCCGCGGCAACAACAGCAGAGGCAACCACAGTCGCGGCAACAACAGCAGAGGCAACTACAGCCGCGACAACAACAGCAGAGGCAACCACAGTCGCGGCAACAACAGCAGAGGCAACCACAGTCGCGGCAACAACAGCAGAGGCGACTACAGCCGCGGCAACAACAGCAGAGGCAACCACAGTCGCGGCAACAACAGCAGAGGCAACTACAGCCGCGACAACAACAGCAGAGGCAACGACAGTCGCGGCAACAACAGCAGAGACAACGACAGCCGCGGCAACAACAGCAGAGGCAACTACAGCCGCGACAACATCAGCAGAGGCAACGACAGTCGCGGCAACAACAGCAGAGGCAACTACAGCCGCGGCAACAACAGCAGAGGCATCGACAGTAGAGGCCACAACAGCAGAGGCAACCACAGTCGCAGCCACAACGTCAGAGGCAACCACAGCCGCGGCCACAACAGCAGAGGCAACCACAGTAGCGGCAACAACATCAGAGGCAACCACAGTCGCAGCCACAACGTCAGAGGCAACCACAGCCGCGGCCACAGCAGCAGAGACAACCACAGTAGCGGCAACAACATCAGAGGCAACAACAGCAGAAGCAACTACAGCCGCAACCACAACACAAGAACCAACCACGACAGAAGCAACCACGGTTGCCGCCACAACAGCAGAGGCAACGACAGCAGAGGCAACAACAGCAGAGGCAACCACAGTCGCGGCAACAACAGCAGAGGCAACCACAGCAGAAGCAACCACGGTTGCCGCCACAACAGCAGAG GCAACAACAGCCGCAACCACAACACCAGAGGCAACAACAGCAGAAGCAACCACAGCCGCGGTCACAACAGCAGAGGCAACCACAGCAGCGGCAACAACAGCAGAGGCAACCACAGTAGCGGCAACAACATCAGAGGCAACCACAGTAGCGGCAACAACAGCAGAGGCAACCACAGTAGCGGCAACAACAGTCGCGGCAACAACAGCAGAAGCAACTACAGCCGCAACTACAACACAAGAAGCAACCACGACAGAAGCAACCACGGTCGCCGCCACAACAGCAGAGGCAACGACAGCAGAGGCAACAACAGCAGAGGCAACCACAGTCGCGGCAACAACAGCAGAGGCAACCACACCAGAAGCAACTACGGTTGCCGCAACAACAGCCGCAGCAACAACAACAGAGGTTACAACAGCAGAGGCAACAACAGCTGCAGCAACAACAACAGAGGTTACAACAGCAGAGGCAACCACAGTAGCGACCACAACACCAGAGGCAACTACAGCTGCGGCCACAACAGCAGAGGCAACAACGGTAGCGGCAACAGCAGAAGCAACGACGGTCCCAGGCTCCACAGCAGAGGCAACCACGGCCGCTTCCACAACAGCAGAGACCACCACGGCCGCGGTCACAACAGCAGAGGCCACCACAGCTGCTGCCACAACAGTAGAGGCCACCACGGCCGCAGTCACAACAACAGAGGCCACCACGGCCGCTGCCACAACAATAGAGGCTACCACGGCCGCAGTCACAACAGCAGAGGCCACCACAGCTGCTGCCACAACAGTAGAGGCCACCACGGTCGCAACCACAACAGCAGAGGCCACCACAGCTGCTGCCACAACATTAGATGCCACCACGGCCGCTGCCACAACAGCAGAGGCAACCACAGCCGCGGTCACAACAGCAGAGGCAACCACGGCCGTTGCCACGACAGCAGAGGCCACTACAGCCGCGGTCACAACAGCAGAGGCAACCACGGCCGCTGCCACAACAGCAGAGACCACCACGGCCACGGTCACAACAGCAGAGGCCACCACAGCTGCTGCCACAACAGTAGAGGCCACCACGGCCGCAGTCACAACAACAGAGGCCACCACGGCCGCTGCCACAACAATAGAGGCTACCACGGCCGCGGTCACAACAGCAGAGGCCACCACAGCTGCTGCCACAACAGTAGAGGCCACCACGGTCGCAACCACAACAGCAGAGGCCACCACAGCTGCTGCCACAACATTAGATGCCACCACGGCCGCTGCCAAAACAGCAGAGGCAACCACAGCCGCGGTCACAACAGCAGAGGCAACCACGGCCGTTGCCACGACAGCAGAGGCCACTACAGCCGCGGTCACAACAGCAGAGGCAACCACGGCCTCTGCCACAACGGTAGCGACCACCACGGCCGCTGCCACAACAGCAGAGGCAACCACGGCCGTTGCCACAACGGCAGAGGCAACCACGGCCGCGGTCACAACAGTAGAGGCAACCACGGCCGCTGCCACAACAGCAGAGGCAACCACGGCCGCTGCTACAACAGTAGAGGCAACCACGGCCGCTGCCACAACAGCAGAGGCAACCACGGCCGCTGCCACAACAGCAGAGGCAACCACAGCCGCTGCTACAACAGCAGAGGCAACCACGGCCGCTGCTACAACAGTAGAGGCAACCACGGCCGCTACCACAACAGCAGAGGCAACCACAGCCGCTGCTACAACAGTAGAGGCAACCACAGTCGCTGTTACAACAGTAGAGGCAACCACGTCCTCTGCCACAACAGTAGAGGCAACCACGGCCGCTACCACAACAGCAGAGGCAACCACAGCCGCTGCTACAACAGTAGAGGCAACCACAGCCGCTGCTACAACAGCAGTGGCCACCACGGCTGCTGCCACAACAGCAGAG GCAACCACGGCCGCTGCCACAACAGCAGCAGTCACTACTACAGCAGCAGTCACTACTACAGAAGCAGTCACTACTACAGCAGCAGTCACTACTACAGAAGCAGTCACTACTACAGCAGCAGTCACTACTACAGAAGCAGTCACTACTACAGAAGCAGTCACTACTACAGCAGCTCCGACAACAACAG TTCCTCCTGTAGACA CCAACACTCAGAGGGCCACGGTTATATCATTCACCTTCCAGATCGTGATTACTGTAAACCTAACCGTCACCACCTCGGCCGACTTCATAGCTCTGGAGGCGATGGTTTTAAATCAG CTGATACAGAAATATACCGCTGTTCCTGGCTTCATACGCGTCAGAATCATACAGATGTT ATTGGGAAGTCTGATTGTCAAACACGAAGTTGTCACCGACAAGACAGAGGCAGCAGCAACCGGTTTATCGAACGTTGTTTCGGATGTCGGAAATCAAAGGGTCGATTTCCAGCTGAATAACCAGACTGTCCCTGCGTCCACCGTCACCGTCTTCCAGCCTGGCTCGTCAG ATCTCATCATAACAGCGTCGACTGACAAGTGCACGGTGTTCGCAAGAACATACACGTGTCCATCTGGTTACCTGTGTCAGACGGTCAACGGCAACGCCCAGTGTGT ACTATCGGAGACATCTG ACGGATTTGACCTTGTTGTTGGCCTTGGAGTAGGGATACCTGTCGCTTTCCTTGCATTGCTAGTTGTtgtgattgtatgtatatacgCCAAACGGTCTGGTCGTAGAGAGAGCAAAGATCTGGAAAGCCTAGACAG AACTCTCGGTGGGGGTATGCACTACCCATCTGGAATCGCACCCAAGTTCAACACCTGGGGACGCCCCGCCTACTACCACCCTGGGGGCTGGCACGACCCAGACTCCGATTCTGAATCCTCCGACCATAAAAAACACAGTAAGCGAGAGGCGGATTTATACCAGGGCCGAGATTTTTATG CTTACGACAATCCGGATACGTCCAATTTCTCCTGGGATTTTATGTACCAGTATGTAGACCCTAAACAAAAA tataaaATACAGAGACCTAATACAGAGTTATCGCCTAATCCTGTTTATGTG AAGAAATAA
- the LOC117322531 gene encoding mucin-22-like isoform X3, giving the protein MKMEIRRIRKVWAISVVFAIMILTTTVETTTATTTTAETTTATTTTAETTTATTTTAETNTVAATTAEATTAAATTAEATTVAATTAEATTAAATTAEATTVAATTAEATTAATTTAEATTVAATTAEATTVAATTAEATTAAATTAEATTVAATTAEATTAATTTAEATTVAATTAETTTAAATTAEATTAATTSAEATTVAATTAEATTAAATTAEASTVEATTAEATTVAATTSEATTAAATTAEATTVAATTSEATTVAATTSEATTAAATAAETTTVAATTSEATTAEATTAATTTQEPTTTEATTVAATTAEATTAEATTAEATTVAATTAEATTAEATTVAATTAEATTAEATTAEATTAATTTPEATTAEATTAAATTAEATTVAATTSEATTVAATTAEATTVAATTVAATTAEATTAATTTQEATTTEATTVAATTAEATTAEATTAEATTVAATTAEATTPEATTVAATTAAATTTEVTTAEATTAAATTTEVTTAEATTVATTTPEATTAAATTAEATTVAATAEATTVPGSTAEATTAASTTAETTTAAVTTAEATTAAATTVEATTAAVTTTEATTAAATTIEATTAAVTTAEATTAAATTVEATTVATTTAEATTAAATTLDATTAAATTAEATTAAVTTAEATTAVATTAEATTAAVTTAEATTAAATTAETTTATVTTAEATTAAATTVEATTAAVTTTEATTAAATTIEATTAAVTTAEATTAAATTVEATTVATTTAEATTAAATTLDATTAAAKTAEATTAAVTTAEATTAVATTAEATTAAVTTAEATTASATTVATTTAAATTAEATTAVATTAEATTAAVTTVEATTAAATTAEATTAAATTVEATTAAATTAEATTAAATTAEATTAAATTAEATTAAATTVEATTAATTTAEATTAAATTVEATTVAVTTVEATTSSATTVEATTAATTTAEATTAAATTVEATTAAATTAVATTAAATTAEATTAAATTAAVTTTAAVTTTEAVTTTAAVTTTEAVTTTAAVTTTEAVTTTEAVTTTAAPTTTVPPVDTNTQRATVISFTFQIVITVNLTVTTSADFIALEAMVLNQLIQKYTAVPGFIRVRIIQMLLGSLIVKHEVVTDKTEAAATGLSNVVSDVGNQRVDFQLNNQTVPASTVTVFQPGSSDLIITASTDKCTVFARTYTCPSGYLCQTVNGNAQCVLSETSDGFDLVVGLGVGIPVAFLALLVVVIVCIYAKRSGRRESKDLESLDRTLGGGMHYPSGIAPKFNTWGRPAYYHPGGWHDPDSDSESSDHKKHSKREADLYQGRDFYAYDNPDTSNFSWDFMYQYVDPKQKYKIQRPNTELSPNPVYVKK; this is encoded by the exons ATGAAAATGGAAATCCGACGGATCAGGAAAGTGTGGGCGATATCTGTTGTGTTCGCGATTATGATTCTGACTACAACAGTAGAGACAACTACAGCCACGACAACAACAGCAGAGACAACTACAGCCACGACAACAACAGCAGAGACAACTACAGCCACGACAACAACAGCAGAGACAAACACAGTCGCGGCAACAACAGCAGAGGCGACTACAGCCGCGGCAACAACAGCAGAGGCAACCACAGTCGCGGCAACAACAGCAGAGGCGACTACAGCCGCGGCAACAACAGCAGAGGCAACCACAGTCGCGGCAACAACAGCAGAGGCAACTACAGCCGCGACAACAACAGCAGAGGCAACCACAGTCGCGGCAACAACAGCAGAGGCAACCACAGTCGCGGCAACAACAGCAGAGGCGACTACAGCCGCGGCAACAACAGCAGAGGCAACCACAGTCGCGGCAACAACAGCAGAGGCAACTACAGCCGCGACAACAACAGCAGAGGCAACGACAGTCGCGGCAACAACAGCAGAGACAACGACAGCCGCGGCAACAACAGCAGAGGCAACTACAGCCGCGACAACATCAGCAGAGGCAACGACAGTCGCGGCAACAACAGCAGAGGCAACTACAGCCGCGGCAACAACAGCAGAGGCATCGACAGTAGAGGCCACAACAGCAGAGGCAACCACAGTCGCAGCCACAACGTCAGAGGCAACCACAGCCGCGGCCACAACAGCAGAGGCAACCACAGTAGCGGCAACAACATCAGAGGCAACCACAGTCGCAGCCACAACGTCAGAGGCAACCACAGCCGCGGCCACAGCAGCAGAGACAACCACAGTAGCGGCAACAACATCAGAGGCAACAACAGCAGAAGCAACTACAGCCGCAACCACAACACAAGAACCAACCACGACAGAAGCAACCACGGTTGCCGCCACAACAGCAGAGGCAACGACAGCAGAGGCAACAACAGCAGAGGCAACCACAGTCGCGGCAACAACAGCAGAGGCAACCACAGCAGAAGCAACCACGGTTGCCGCCACAACAGCAGAGGCAACCACAGCAGAGGCAACAACAGCAGAGGCAACAACAGCCGCAACCACAACACCAGAGGCAACAACAGCAGAA GCAACCACAGCAGCGGCAACAACAGCAGAGGCAACCACAGTAGCGGCAACAACATCAGAGGCAACCACAGTAGCGGCAACAACAGCAGAGGCAACCACAGTAGCGGCAACAACAGTCGCGGCAACAACAGCAGAAGCAACTACAGCCGCAACTACAACACAAGAAGCAACCACGACAGAAGCAACCACGGTCGCCGCCACAACAGCAGAGGCAACGACAGCAGAGGCAACAACAGCAGAGGCAACCACAGTCGCGGCAACAACAGCAGAGGCAACCACACCAGAAGCAACTACGGTTGCCGCAACAACAGCCGCAGCAACAACAACAGAGGTTACAACAGCAGAGGCAACAACAGCTGCAGCAACAACAACAGAGGTTACAACAGCAGAGGCAACCACAGTAGCGACCACAACACCAGAGGCAACTACAGCTGCGGCCACAACAGCAGAGGCAACAACGGTAGCGGCAACAGCAGAAGCAACGACGGTCCCAGGCTCCACAGCAGAGGCAACCACGGCCGCTTCCACAACAGCAGAGACCACCACGGCCGCGGTCACAACAGCAGAGGCCACCACAGCTGCTGCCACAACAGTAGAGGCCACCACGGCCGCAGTCACAACAACAGAGGCCACCACGGCCGCTGCCACAACAATAGAGGCTACCACGGCCGCAGTCACAACAGCAGAGGCCACCACAGCTGCTGCCACAACAGTAGAGGCCACCACGGTCGCAACCACAACAGCAGAGGCCACCACAGCTGCTGCCACAACATTAGATGCCACCACGGCCGCTGCCACAACAGCAGAGGCAACCACAGCCGCGGTCACAACAGCAGAGGCAACCACGGCCGTTGCCACGACAGCAGAGGCCACTACAGCCGCGGTCACAACAGCAGAGGCAACCACGGCCGCTGCCACAACAGCAGAGACCACCACGGCCACGGTCACAACAGCAGAGGCCACCACAGCTGCTGCCACAACAGTAGAGGCCACCACGGCCGCAGTCACAACAACAGAGGCCACCACGGCCGCTGCCACAACAATAGAGGCTACCACGGCCGCGGTCACAACAGCAGAGGCCACCACAGCTGCTGCCACAACAGTAGAGGCCACCACGGTCGCAACCACAACAGCAGAGGCCACCACAGCTGCTGCCACAACATTAGATGCCACCACGGCCGCTGCCAAAACAGCAGAGGCAACCACAGCCGCGGTCACAACAGCAGAGGCAACCACGGCCGTTGCCACGACAGCAGAGGCCACTACAGCCGCGGTCACAACAGCAGAGGCAACCACGGCCTCTGCCACAACGGTAGCGACCACCACGGCCGCTGCCACAACAGCAGAGGCAACCACGGCCGTTGCCACAACGGCAGAGGCAACCACGGCCGCGGTCACAACAGTAGAGGCAACCACGGCCGCTGCCACAACAGCAGAGGCAACCACGGCCGCTGCTACAACAGTAGAGGCAACCACGGCCGCTGCCACAACAGCAGAGGCAACCACGGCCGCTGCCACAACAGCAGAGGCAACCACAGCCGCTGCTACAACAGCAGAGGCAACCACGGCCGCTGCTACAACAGTAGAGGCAACCACGGCCGCTACCACAACAGCAGAGGCAACCACAGCCGCTGCTACAACAGTAGAGGCAACCACAGTCGCTGTTACAACAGTAGAGGCAACCACGTCCTCTGCCACAACAGTAGAGGCAACCACGGCCGCTACCACAACAGCAGAGGCAACCACAGCCGCTGCTACAACAGTAGAGGCAACCACAGCCGCTGCTACAACAGCAGTGGCCACCACGGCTGCTGCCACAACAGCAGAG GCAACCACGGCCGCTGCCACAACAGCAGCAGTCACTACTACAGCAGCAGTCACTACTACAGAAGCAGTCACTACTACAGCAGCAGTCACTACTACAGAAGCAGTCACTACTACAGCAGCAGTCACTACTACAGAAGCAGTCACTACTACAGAAGCAGTCACTACTACAGCAGCTCCGACAACAACAG TTCCTCCTGTAGACA CCAACACTCAGAGGGCCACGGTTATATCATTCACCTTCCAGATCGTGATTACTGTAAACCTAACCGTCACCACCTCGGCCGACTTCATAGCTCTGGAGGCGATGGTTTTAAATCAG CTGATACAGAAATATACCGCTGTTCCTGGCTTCATACGCGTCAGAATCATACAGATGTT ATTGGGAAGTCTGATTGTCAAACACGAAGTTGTCACCGACAAGACAGAGGCAGCAGCAACCGGTTTATCGAACGTTGTTTCGGATGTCGGAAATCAAAGGGTCGATTTCCAGCTGAATAACCAGACTGTCCCTGCGTCCACCGTCACCGTCTTCCAGCCTGGCTCGTCAG ATCTCATCATAACAGCGTCGACTGACAAGTGCACGGTGTTCGCAAGAACATACACGTGTCCATCTGGTTACCTGTGTCAGACGGTCAACGGCAACGCCCAGTGTGT ACTATCGGAGACATCTG ACGGATTTGACCTTGTTGTTGGCCTTGGAGTAGGGATACCTGTCGCTTTCCTTGCATTGCTAGTTGTtgtgattgtatgtatatacgCCAAACGGTCTGGTCGTAGAGAGAGCAAAGATCTGGAAAGCCTAGACAG AACTCTCGGTGGGGGTATGCACTACCCATCTGGAATCGCACCCAAGTTCAACACCTGGGGACGCCCCGCCTACTACCACCCTGGGGGCTGGCACGACCCAGACTCCGATTCTGAATCCTCCGACCATAAAAAACACAGTAAGCGAGAGGCGGATTTATACCAGGGCCGAGATTTTTATG CTTACGACAATCCGGATACGTCCAATTTCTCCTGGGATTTTATGTACCAGTATGTAGACCCTAAACAAAAA tataaaATACAGAGACCTAATACAGAGTTATCGCCTAATCCTGTTTATGTG AAGAAATAA